One part of the Pseudoalteromonas ulvae UL12 genome encodes these proteins:
- a CDS encoding M14 family zinc carboxypeptidase produces MKVQYASYQETIAFLQQAMSEHPNLIRLQSIGETWEKRPIMLATISQDVAYADQKPALLYTGTIHAREWIGNELAIKFIKYIIDNYRFNPKLMNALTRNTLYIVPCLNPDGLEYSRNHFSFWRKNRRNNVDGTFGVDLNRNFASKFRQGNDSSANTYGGPHAFSEPETQAIRDFVLAHRNITVALDYHSQGNVFFPAHKFNHEVEIEGTDLNVLCANMNCEIKKVTGRQYGIHRGKPPANLIRGSGREYYYSLGILATVVEVGTRNIPDYMQNMSQSIDENIPALIHALGEAINYSELAPKRVEGFTIRELGADSVTLEWIYPLKDDLYFEIYRSQSNKNMCNEQTLVAITRSSFFTDVQLKSGQHYFYNIRAVDKVTKIKSPFSPELRLKTALANDEFSLTLFPNKADVGYLGANYLSKNKEHFGYNSMFIGVNQKRGICYGVIRFDLGNLPADAVIKHARFLLYPMNRVAAKIEKYGQWSIDLLDANALDDIYDYQAIATAPSLVSLGHTIESDKMTQGIWSQWAFNGVEREQLQHICQQLNQSTQRALLLRIKGPTTLPRGNDSQMMQFDIGYGPFGSGLHYRPHLELIYTKAQHTIEMLPASLNTIYPDDVVANKLASGFDSEGKIIYGQMAFALDVLPDPDYTVITEAYLVLNHSHKLSDKLAGKDIRFTIELVELEDVDYASVKQREKIEYIGYEVSIEQLREQSQQYFMFDSYSRQALERLHAQNKPFYFIIRATAASQAKNVLVDWYAIDHDLQAKLVINTIARRKYPLEAPTELNVSHENNAVKLSWKNPEHPDFVGSFVVRNRFHPPKSPFDGVKIYGGKDEYTVDRFGNSQIAKYYSVFSYDNVPNYSAPAAVYYADSQIIHVDELNDDLPHETEDEDMFLGDD; encoded by the coding sequence ATGAAAGTTCAATATGCCTCCTATCAAGAAACGATTGCATTTTTGCAGCAAGCAATGAGTGAACACCCTAATTTGATCCGTTTACAAAGCATTGGCGAAACGTGGGAAAAGCGGCCCATTATGCTGGCCACGATTTCGCAAGATGTGGCTTATGCGGATCAAAAACCGGCCTTGCTGTACACGGGCACGATTCATGCGCGCGAGTGGATTGGCAATGAGTTAGCGATAAAATTCATTAAGTACATTATTGATAACTATCGCTTTAACCCAAAGTTGATGAATGCACTTACCCGCAACACTTTATACATAGTGCCGTGTTTGAACCCCGATGGCTTGGAGTATTCGCGCAATCACTTTTCGTTTTGGCGTAAAAATCGTCGTAACAATGTCGATGGCACTTTTGGTGTTGATTTAAACCGTAATTTTGCTTCTAAATTTCGCCAAGGTAACGACAGCAGTGCCAATACGTATGGCGGGCCTCATGCGTTTTCGGAGCCCGAAACCCAAGCGATTCGAGATTTTGTATTAGCGCATCGTAATATTACGGTGGCATTGGATTATCACTCGCAAGGCAATGTGTTTTTTCCGGCGCATAAATTTAATCATGAGGTCGAAATAGAAGGCACAGACTTAAACGTGCTGTGCGCCAATATGAACTGCGAAATAAAAAAAGTCACCGGTCGCCAATACGGTATTCATCGCGGTAAACCGCCTGCGAATTTAATTCGCGGCAGTGGCCGTGAGTATTATTATTCGTTAGGGATTTTAGCCACTGTGGTGGAGGTCGGCACGCGCAATATCCCTGATTACATGCAAAACATGTCACAAAGTATCGATGAAAATATCCCCGCGCTTATCCATGCCTTAGGCGAAGCGATTAATTATTCGGAGCTGGCACCAAAACGAGTGGAAGGGTTTACCATTCGTGAACTGGGAGCCGATAGTGTCACCCTTGAGTGGATTTATCCGCTCAAAGATGATTTGTATTTTGAAATTTATCGCAGCCAAAGCAATAAAAACATGTGTAATGAACAAACGCTGGTGGCCATTACACGCTCGTCCTTTTTTACTGATGTACAACTAAAAAGCGGCCAACACTATTTTTATAATATTCGCGCCGTCGATAAAGTCACCAAAATAAAATCCCCCTTTAGCCCTGAGCTACGCTTAAAAACAGCCTTAGCGAATGACGAATTTTCGCTGACATTATTTCCAAATAAAGCCGATGTGGGTTACTTGGGTGCGAACTATTTATCTAAAAATAAAGAGCATTTTGGTTATAACTCGATGTTTATTGGCGTCAATCAAAAACGCGGTATTTGTTATGGGGTGATCCGCTTTGATTTGGGCAATTTACCGGCAGATGCAGTGATCAAACATGCGCGTTTTTTACTGTACCCGATGAATCGTGTCGCAGCCAAAATCGAAAAGTACGGCCAGTGGTCGATTGATTTACTCGATGCCAATGCCCTTGACGATATTTATGATTATCAGGCCATTGCCACAGCACCGAGTTTAGTGAGTTTAGGGCACACCATAGAGTCAGATAAAATGACGCAGGGCATTTGGAGCCAATGGGCATTCAATGGCGTTGAACGAGAGCAATTGCAGCATATTTGCCAACAACTGAACCAGTCAACCCAGCGTGCTTTGCTATTGCGCATCAAAGGGCCGACCACCTTGCCGCGCGGCAATGATTCACAAATGATGCAGTTTGATATTGGCTATGGCCCTTTTGGCAGTGGCTTGCATTATCGCCCGCATTTAGAGCTGATTTACACTAAAGCGCAGCACACTATTGAAATGCTTCCCGCGAGCCTCAATACCATTTACCCAGACGATGTGGTGGCCAATAAATTGGCCTCAGGCTTTGATAGCGAAGGTAAAATTATTTATGGGCAAATGGCATTTGCGCTCGATGTTTTGCCAGATCCTGATTATACCGTGATCACCGAAGCGTATTTAGTGCTTAACCATAGCCATAAACTAAGTGACAAACTGGCAGGCAAAGATATTCGTTTTACTATCGAGTTGGTTGAGTTAGAAGATGTTGATTATGCCAGTGTTAAACAGCGCGAGAAAATCGAATACATAGGTTATGAAGTCAGCATTGAGCAACTGCGCGAGCAAAGCCAACAATACTTTATGTTTGATAGTTACAGTCGCCAAGCACTGGAGCGCTTACATGCGCAAAATAAACCCTTTTATTTTATCATCCGTGCTACTGCAGCATCACAAGCAAAAAATGTGTTGGTCGATTGGTATGCCATTGATCATGACTTACAAGCCAAGCTAGTGATCAATACCATCGCACGGCGTAAATACCCCCTCGAAGCCCCAACTGAGCTCAATGTCAGTCATGAAAACAATGCGGTTAAACTAAGCTGGAAAAACCCTGAACATCCTGATTTTGTGGGTTCATTTGTGGTGCGCAACCGTTTTCACCCACCTAAATCTCCCTTTGATGGCGTGAAAATTTATGGCGGCAAAGACGAGTACACAGTCGACCGCTTTGGTAACAGCCAAATCGCAAAATATTACAGCGTATTTAGCTACGACAATGTGCCTAATTACTCCGCCCCCGCGGCAGTCTACTATGCCGACAGTCAAATTATTCATGTAGATGAATTAAACGACGACCTGCCACACGAAACCGAAGACGAAGACATGTTTTTGGGGGATGATTAA
- a CDS encoding serine hydrolase domain-containing protein → MMRTKILFLLIFFTSFLSVANQIKSNEIDKLLTRYHQLEQFNGVALISHKGKVLLNKGYGKANFEWNINHTVEGKFKIASITKQFTAMLILQLVEQKKLKLDEKLIEYYPSYRSETGSKITIRQLLNHTSGLGNFFHLDGYKAVEARNPYSLDEFISKFCSEDLNFEPGTQFRYSNAGYTILGKVIEQVTGKTYSEVLTEQILKPLNMNNSGFNQQHSVLNNRVTGYERLLNRLEHPSHIDMSVPFSAGSMYSTAMDLYLWDRGLAENKILSKPLTKVFYQVTEHRNYAAGWLVENYPEERFGKPLTRVHHGGMIPGFNANISRVLEDDTLVVLLDNTGGAPMTPITEKVLSIIYDKAYEQPELRLSQKLYKMILEQGTSTSIAWYKTLIAQNEGFSERHLIRFAYELVDASEQQAALAFLTLNAELNPESTRAKHALKRIRSL, encoded by the coding sequence ATGATGCGTACTAAGATACTTTTTTTACTTATATTTTTTACTTCATTTTTAAGCGTTGCAAATCAAATTAAGAGCAATGAAATTGACAAACTACTGACTCGATATCACCAATTAGAGCAATTTAATGGTGTCGCGTTAATCAGCCATAAAGGGAAAGTGCTTTTAAACAAAGGTTATGGCAAAGCCAACTTTGAATGGAACATTAATCATACTGTTGAAGGTAAATTCAAAATCGCCTCAATAACTAAGCAATTTACAGCCATGTTGATACTTCAACTAGTTGAGCAAAAAAAGCTAAAGCTGGATGAAAAGTTAATCGAATACTATCCAAGCTACAGATCAGAGACTGGCTCGAAAATTACAATTAGACAGTTACTAAATCACACATCAGGATTGGGTAATTTCTTTCACCTTGATGGATACAAAGCTGTTGAAGCAAGAAACCCCTATTCGCTTGACGAATTTATCTCAAAGTTTTGTAGCGAGGATTTAAACTTCGAGCCAGGCACCCAATTCAGATATAGCAATGCGGGTTATACTATTTTAGGCAAAGTAATCGAACAAGTAACGGGCAAAACTTACAGCGAAGTTTTAACAGAGCAAATTCTAAAGCCTCTTAATATGAATAACTCTGGGTTTAACCAACAACATTCTGTCCTAAACAATCGAGTAACTGGTTATGAACGGCTATTAAATCGTTTAGAACACCCAAGCCATATAGACATGTCAGTACCCTTTTCTGCTGGCAGTATGTATTCGACGGCCATGGATTTGTATCTTTGGGACCGAGGTTTAGCCGAAAACAAAATCTTATCTAAACCGTTAACCAAAGTATTTTATCAGGTTACTGAGCATAGAAATTATGCTGCGGGCTGGTTAGTTGAGAACTACCCAGAAGAGCGATTCGGTAAACCACTGACTCGAGTACATCATGGCGGTATGATCCCAGGTTTTAATGCCAATATCAGTCGAGTGTTAGAAGACGACACTTTAGTTGTATTGCTTGATAATACAGGCGGTGCGCCAATGACACCAATCACCGAAAAAGTGCTAAGTATTATCTACGACAAAGCGTATGAACAGCCTGAATTAAGACTTTCACAAAAGCTCTATAAAATGATTTTAGAGCAAGGTACTTCCACCTCAATAGCATGGTATAAAACATTGATAGCGCAAAATGAAGGTTTTAGTGAGCGTCATTTGATCAGATTTGCATATGAGCTTGTAGATGCCAGTGAACAACAAGCTGCTCTAGCGTTTTTAACGCTAAATGCCGAACTCAATCCAGAATCAACACGTGCTAAACACGCATTAAAAAGGATAAGGTCACTTTAG
- a CDS encoding winged helix-turn-helix domain-containing protein: MSVYKVGENLTLNLDERRLLKGSKEVSLPELSYRLLVCLVERAPNVVSHDILLDYVWQGKIVSEDTIKKRVSRLREVLAVEKEQDPIIAERGLGYRLNLSVKHLGRSVSLQEQQQNPSKRVSPQFHFFIRHRVMLGGLVIFGIIAFGVLQQTEPSKIQQQEHASISLSPLEESNELDVARFMGLQDISKIDNAISELENSIKQASNRVAIFSILSELFLTRHKLHGASQDDLIQSYKFALKAVNASNSQPWPYVALGNVQIEQGKYKSAIESANKAISLSPKWVNAHAVKVNALNHHGDISGAWQAIQIAHKLQPDNPLVQKVRAQVLLNKNMFSWSERHLESLIASTPQDAFYLLTQAEHFLVTKQYEKAEKILTELLILKPNFIEAHILMVSALELQGKTEQSLVHLEQVANSQSKHAQLAQLLINLVDGKDSRAQGKALEDDTYFNQFIASLTALNNKDPEQFLQLAEKAIQSGFSKDYLLESNIIYTALEQQVHNDKQLKDFQVLKTNLFNIKQARRVKRVPIL; the protein is encoded by the coding sequence ATGTCAGTTTATAAAGTCGGAGAAAACCTAACTTTAAACCTTGATGAACGACGATTATTAAAAGGTTCTAAAGAGGTTTCTTTGCCTGAGTTATCATATCGATTATTAGTGTGTTTGGTTGAACGTGCACCGAATGTCGTTTCTCATGACATACTCTTGGATTATGTATGGCAGGGGAAAATCGTCTCAGAAGATACCATTAAAAAACGTGTATCTCGCCTTAGGGAAGTTTTGGCAGTCGAAAAAGAACAAGATCCTATTATTGCAGAACGAGGCCTAGGATATCGTTTAAATTTATCAGTTAAGCATCTAGGGCGCTCAGTCAGCCTACAAGAACAACAACAAAATCCATCAAAACGTGTAAGTCCACAATTTCATTTTTTTATTAGGCATCGTGTCATGCTTGGTGGATTAGTTATCTTTGGAATCATTGCTTTCGGTGTTTTACAACAAACAGAACCAAGCAAGATACAGCAACAAGAACATGCAAGTATAAGTCTATCACCTCTAGAAGAATCGAATGAGCTAGATGTGGCTCGATTTATGGGGCTACAAGACATTTCAAAAATAGATAATGCGATTAGTGAACTAGAAAACTCAATCAAACAAGCCAGCAATAGAGTCGCTATTTTCTCAATATTAAGCGAGCTATTTTTAACTAGGCATAAGTTACATGGCGCTAGTCAGGATGATTTAATACAATCTTATAAATTTGCATTAAAGGCAGTTAACGCTTCGAACAGCCAACCTTGGCCTTATGTTGCGCTTGGGAATGTGCAAATTGAACAGGGAAAATATAAAAGCGCCATTGAAAGTGCTAACAAAGCCATATCACTTTCACCAAAATGGGTAAACGCCCATGCCGTCAAAGTTAACGCACTGAATCATCATGGTGATATTTCAGGAGCGTGGCAAGCGATTCAAATTGCACATAAACTACAACCAGACAATCCGCTTGTACAAAAGGTACGGGCTCAGGTTCTGTTAAATAAAAACATGTTTAGTTGGAGTGAACGTCATTTAGAGTCATTGATAGCGTCTACTCCGCAAGATGCGTTTTATTTACTGACTCAGGCAGAACATTTCTTGGTGACTAAGCAGTATGAAAAAGCAGAAAAAATCTTAACTGAATTACTGATCTTAAAACCAAACTTTATCGAAGCCCATATACTCATGGTAAGTGCTTTAGAGTTACAAGGAAAAACAGAACAGTCACTTGTTCATTTAGAGCAAGTTGCAAATAGCCAAAGTAAACATGCACAGCTTGCGCAGTTACTTATAAATTTAGTTGATGGTAAAGATAGCAGGGCGCAGGGTAAAGCATTAGAGGATGATACATACTTTAATCAATTTATCGCTTCACTTACCGCGTTAAATAACAAAGACCCTGAACAATTTTTACAGTTAGCAGAGAAAGCCATACAAAGTGGGTTTTCTAAAGATTATTTATTAGAATCTAATATTATTTATACTGCGTTAGAGCAACAAGTGCATAATGATAAGCAACTCAAAGATTTCCAAGTACTTAAAACAAACTTGTTTAATATCAAGCAAGCACGGCGAGTAAAGCGGGTGCCTATCTTGTAG
- a CDS encoding Clp protease/crotonase-like domain-containing protein, translating into MFKPFLKSFNKSVIMACVLPVLVACQGSHLEIMPDISDETLLTQKLTVNQMHQDIDALLQGAIERHPNLGKYTQVSELKSYTDTLKSQVTRPLMRTEFYKIVGQLSHKFNDGHAFLIWPYQ; encoded by the coding sequence ATGTTCAAACCGTTTTTAAAATCATTTAATAAGTCAGTGATAATGGCCTGTGTGCTACCTGTGTTAGTTGCTTGCCAAGGCAGTCATTTAGAGATCATGCCTGATATATCTGATGAAACCTTGTTGACGCAAAAATTAACCGTAAATCAAATGCATCAAGACATCGATGCCTTGTTACAAGGGGCAATTGAGCGTCACCCTAATCTTGGTAAGTACACTCAAGTTTCTGAGCTTAAAAGCTACACTGACACACTCAAGTCGCAAGTTACTCGGCCTTTAATGCGGACCGAATTTTATAAAATAGTCGGTCAGCTTAGTCATAAATTTAATGACGGTCATGCATTTTTAATTTGGCCTTATCAATAG
- a CDS encoding transposase produces the protein MAQARRSLIDLDSTPYYHCISRCVRRAFLAGFDKYSGQNFEHRRAWLVERFKRLSQVFAIDIAAYAVMSSHYHLVLRVDRSRALNWSKDEVIERWYQLYHGTILVDRYRKGEKLDEAYMYSVDKTVEVWRNRLYDISWYMRNLNEFIAREANKEDNCTGRFWEGRFKSQALLDEQAVLSCMMYVDLNPIRAKMANNLQDSDFTSIQERIQHYKKQSTSENTEQITPQPKQIMAFGSNANNQTIPFKLLDYLELADWSGRHFDPKKRGAISKTQPKILVELGIETAVWLEAVQNFRRQYSNFAGQPSALRQCAHQHQQSWYRGVG, from the coding sequence ATGGCACAAGCAAGACGTTCGTTAATTGATTTAGATTCCACGCCTTATTATCACTGCATCAGTCGATGTGTTCGCAGGGCTTTTTTAGCGGGATTTGATAAGTATTCAGGTCAAAACTTTGAACACAGACGTGCTTGGTTAGTCGAGCGATTTAAGCGGCTATCTCAAGTGTTTGCCATTGATATTGCCGCGTATGCGGTGATGTCGAGTCATTACCATTTGGTGCTGAGAGTGGATAGAAGCCGGGCATTAAATTGGTCAAAGGATGAGGTGATTGAGCGCTGGTATCAGTTGTATCACGGCACAATTTTGGTTGACCGCTATCGTAAAGGTGAAAAGCTCGATGAAGCATATATGTACAGCGTCGATAAAACGGTCGAAGTGTGGCGAAATCGGCTTTACGACATCAGTTGGTACATGCGAAACCTAAATGAATTTATAGCCAGAGAAGCCAATAAAGAAGACAACTGCACAGGCCGATTCTGGGAGGGCAGATTTAAATCACAAGCATTATTGGACGAGCAAGCAGTACTCAGTTGTATGATGTACGTCGATTTAAACCCAATCAGAGCCAAAATGGCCAATAATCTGCAAGATAGCGACTTCACATCAATTCAAGAACGTATTCAGCATTACAAAAAACAATCCACGTCAGAAAACACGGAACAAATCACACCACAACCAAAGCAGATTATGGCCTTTGGCAGTAACGCAAACAATCAAACCATTCCTTTTAAGTTACTGGATTACTTAGAGCTTGCCGATTGGAGTGGCCGACATTTTGACCCCAAAAAGCGTGGCGCTATCAGCAAAACCCAACCCAAGATATTAGTGGAATTGGGGATTGAAACTGCTGTGTGGCTTGAAGCAGTACAAAACTTCAGGCGGCAATATAGCAATTTCGCAGGCCAACCGAGTGCACTCAGACAATGTGCTCATCAGCATCAGCAAAGCTGGTATCGCGGAGTCGGCTAA
- a CDS encoding acyltransferase family protein: protein MNKDSRLHYIDNLRSLALILGIVFHAALAYSPFFSNIWFTADPSTHGVFDYITHTLHLFRMPLFFIIAGFCSALLIATSNTALFIRQRSKHILLPFIIFLPLSFAVYYHALSFGAGIAEPLPPIFAVFQVIQEPVISTMHLWFLWSLFQFCVIHWLLKKSNLMGNKLDQFSTHPVFIWVIIPILLTFSLLGQPIPFPAPDKLTPQLWSYGFYGSLYLLGAGLYKKQHLLSSYHKYLWLITAGAASSLVAYFSLLQTAPTLDEVIAAATTGHFAAGQQHVLHVITQVTSIILLTAITFLLGHRFLNHESKISRSISDASYWIYLIHVPVLIYIQMPLINTYIPVLVKFIISVFVTLLIGQISYLLMVKTTWIGLLLNGKRSLRNVSE from the coding sequence ATGAATAAAGACAGTCGTTTACATTACATTGATAATTTGCGAAGCCTTGCGCTAATACTAGGCATCGTATTTCATGCCGCTTTAGCCTACAGCCCGTTTTTTAGCAATATTTGGTTTACGGCCGACCCAAGCACCCATGGCGTATTTGACTATATTACGCATACGCTGCACTTATTCCGCATGCCGTTGTTTTTTATAATTGCAGGGTTTTGCAGTGCGTTATTAATCGCAACATCTAATACCGCGTTATTTATACGCCAGCGTAGCAAACACATTTTACTTCCTTTTATTATCTTTTTACCCTTGAGCTTTGCGGTTTATTACCATGCATTAAGCTTTGGAGCAGGTATTGCAGAGCCACTACCGCCGATTTTTGCAGTATTTCAAGTAATACAAGAGCCTGTAATCAGTACTATGCACTTATGGTTTTTATGGAGTTTGTTTCAGTTCTGTGTAATTCATTGGTTGCTGAAGAAAAGTAACCTAATGGGAAATAAGCTCGATCAATTTTCGACTCACCCGGTATTTATTTGGGTAATTATTCCTATTTTATTAACGTTTTCGTTATTGGGGCAACCCATTCCATTTCCTGCGCCCGATAAACTCACACCACAGCTATGGTCGTATGGCTTTTACGGCAGCCTTTATTTACTGGGCGCTGGGCTTTATAAAAAACAACATCTACTTTCGTCATATCATAAGTATTTATGGCTTATTACCGCAGGGGCGGCTTCATCTCTCGTTGCTTATTTTTCTTTATTACAAACAGCGCCAACCCTAGATGAAGTAATTGCCGCTGCCACCACAGGCCATTTTGCAGCAGGCCAACAACACGTATTGCATGTTATAACTCAAGTCACTAGTATCATCTTGTTAACAGCAATAACGTTTTTATTAGGGCATCGTTTTTTAAATCACGAAAGCAAGATCAGTCGAAGCATCTCAGATGCCTCATATTGGATTTACTTAATACATGTGCCTGTGTTGATTTATATACAGATGCCATTAATTAACACCTATATACCTGTCTTGGTAAAATTCATTATCAGTGTGTTTGTAACCTTACTTATAGGTCAAATAAGTTATTTATTAATGGTTAAAACCACGTGGATAGGCCTACTGCTTAATGGCAAGCGATCGCTGCGTAACGTATCAGAGTGA
- a CDS encoding acyl-CoA thioester hydrolase/BAAT C-terminal domain-containing protein, with product MRKFIPFIFIIILLISFSSKADNYEYGIHKVEYKNLVANLYLPKTEKKLSVVIAFGGSEGGLGTGNANGEMIAPYGIAVLGLAYFQEKGIAQTLDQIPMEYFINAINYLETHPLIDSSKIGVVAGSRGTEAAFLLASMDSRIKSLVVTTPSKVAWHGLTVAKSAWTVGGQDVPALGLELDSSAKLIDRFTIALENKTEVDKSLFKFENINGPILMISAENDQVWPSFQMSNDIEVYLKNKQFKYKVVHNSYKTGHGFSQETAPEIKQSIVNHFVSSL from the coding sequence ATGCGTAAATTTATACCTTTTATATTTATCATTATTTTATTAATTTCTTTTTCATCAAAAGCCGATAATTACGAATATGGGATACATAAAGTTGAATATAAAAATTTAGTTGCAAACTTATACTTACCTAAAACCGAAAAAAAACTTTCTGTCGTTATTGCCTTTGGTGGCTCTGAAGGCGGATTAGGTACTGGCAATGCTAACGGTGAAATGATTGCACCTTACGGTATTGCTGTTTTAGGGCTAGCTTACTTTCAAGAAAAAGGTATTGCACAAACGCTTGATCAAATACCAATGGAGTATTTCATTAATGCAATTAATTATTTAGAAACCCACCCGTTAATAGATTCTTCTAAAATTGGTGTCGTTGCTGGTTCTAGAGGTACAGAGGCTGCATTTTTATTAGCAAGTATGGATTCTCGCATTAAATCTTTGGTAGTGACTACTCCAAGCAAAGTTGCTTGGCATGGACTAACTGTGGCGAAGTCAGCTTGGACAGTTGGCGGACAAGATGTTCCAGCTCTTGGGTTGGAGTTAGATTCAAGTGCTAAGTTAATCGACAGATTTACTATTGCACTAGAAAACAAAACTGAGGTTGATAAATCGTTATTTAAATTTGAAAACATCAATGGTCCAATACTGATGATTTCAGCAGAAAATGATCAAGTTTGGCCATCATTTCAAATGTCTAACGATATCGAAGTTTATTTAAAAAATAAGCAGTTTAAATACAAAGTAGTTCATAACTCATACAAAACAGGCCACGGTTTCAGTCAAGAAACAGCTCCCGAAATAAAGCAATCGATAGTTAATCATTTTGTCAGTTCATTATAA
- a CDS encoding YccF domain-containing protein yields the protein MSTIGNLIWFLFGGIFMGLAWCLFGLLAFVSIVGIPWGRACFVIAGFSFFPFGKEAIARDELTQVEDIGTSDLGVIGNIIWFIFAGLWLAIGHVFSAIACFITIIGIPFALQHLKLAGISIAPIGKTIVPKEVAAAARNANAQVVVEKMRQQS from the coding sequence ATGAGCACAATTGGGAATTTAATTTGGTTTTTGTTCGGCGGGATATTTATGGGTCTCGCTTGGTGTTTATTTGGGTTATTGGCGTTTGTGAGTATTGTTGGTATTCCATGGGGGCGAGCGTGTTTTGTGATAGCGGGCTTTTCTTTTTTTCCATTTGGCAAAGAAGCGATTGCGCGGGATGAGTTAACTCAGGTTGAGGATATTGGCACTTCAGATCTGGGCGTGATCGGCAACATTATTTGGTTTATTTTTGCCGGTTTATGGCTGGCAATCGGGCATGTGTTTTCAGCCATTGCTTGTTTTATCACCATTATTGGGATCCCATTCGCTTTGCAGCATTTAAAGCTGGCTGGTATTTCAATCGCGCCGATTGGTAAGACGATTGTGCCAAAAGAAGTGGCAGCGGCTGCACGTAATGCAAATGCGCAGGTGGTTGTCGAAAAAATGCGACAACAATCATAA
- a CDS encoding DUF4019 domain-containing protein, whose product MKKALLGVLLVLPLMLKAEVDKLAVTDWLTTIDDGFYQQSWLTSSGYLQSQVPENIWVSSLSSARSQFGSIVSRELIDSKTLSDLPKVPQGDYTVMIYRTTFTKGTATETVTFMQTEDDWKAAGYYIK is encoded by the coding sequence ATGAAAAAAGCACTGTTGGGTGTATTGTTAGTGTTGCCATTGATGCTGAAGGCTGAGGTGGATAAGTTGGCTGTAACTGATTGGTTAACAACAATTGATGATGGTTTCTACCAACAGAGCTGGCTGACATCATCTGGGTATTTGCAGTCTCAAGTGCCTGAGAACATTTGGGTCTCAAGTCTTAGTTCTGCGCGCAGTCAGTTTGGTAGCATAGTATCCAGAGAGTTGATTGATTCAAAAACCTTGTCGGATTTACCCAAAGTACCGCAAGGTGATTACACTGTGATGATTTATCGCACAACGTTTACAAAAGGGACTGCAACAGAAACTGTCACATTTATGCAAACAGAAGATGACTGGAAAGCCGCAGGTTATTATATAAAGTAG